CCATCTACACCCACGTCAGCGACGACTTCATGAACACGATGCTCCACAAGGCACTTGCTCCCGCGCTCGCCCCGATCCCCGCAGACAAGGACCGCTGATGGCCGCGAAGCTCGACTACCACTGGCACCTGCGCAAGGTCATGGCCGACCGTGGGCTCTTCTCCACCACCGACCTCATCCCGCTACTGGACAAACGGGGCATCACCCTGTCGTCCAGCCAGGTCTACCGGCTCGTCGTCGAGCGCCCCGAGCGGCTCAGCCTGAAGATCCTCATGGCCCTGCTCGACATCCTTAACTGCACCATGGACGACCTCATCGAGCCCGTCGCCGCAGCAGGTTCCGGACCAACTACCCGGACAAGGAAGGCCGTTGGTGCCGAGACAGGTGTCGGTGACCTGCGACCCAAGCGAGCCCGCATCCGCGGTCTCGAGCGGCCGTGACCACACCCGGGCTCCCCGATCGGGCCGTCTGCGACCCGATCGGGCTCATCGTGGACCTGGTCGCGGCCGTCGAACATCAGCTGGAGCCTGACCGGATCCGTGCCGTGGTCGCCAGCGTCGCGGGCGGCCGCTCGAAGTCACGCCGCCTCGCGGCACATCTCTCTGAGCATCCTCGCGTGCTGAACGACGGTCGCTCGCCGGCGCCCAGGGCCGTCGGCGACCTGCTCATCGCCCTGCGTGAGGCCGGGGCCCAGAGGGTCTCGCCGCCGTGTTGCGCCGAGTGCGGCAGGCAGATGCGAACTCTCCAGCGCCGCGGTCAGGACTGGTACTGCTGGAACTGCGGGCCGCAGCCCGAGCCATGTGCTGCCTGCGGAAACGCCCGCCGGGTCGCTTCACGCGACCGGGCCGGGCGGCCACGATGCGGCAAGTGCCCGGACACCGACGGACGTGACCCCATCGCAGTGATCGGCGCCCTGATCGCCGCGCTGGACCCGCAGGCCGGACGAGAGACGATCGCCGACGCGGTCCGCCGATCGGCGCCTCGTCCCTCCTACCAGCAGAAACTCGCCTGGACCCTGGAATCCAACCCCGCTCTGTTGACCGGGGAAGGCCACCTTGCACCCCACCGCGCGGTCCTCAAACTGATCGACCTGCTGCACGAGGCCGGCATCGCCGGGATCGTCCGGCCCTCCTGCCCCGGCTGCCACAGAGTCGTACGCATCGACAAGCCTCTGGACGGAAAGCGGGTCTGCCGCATGTGCATCTCCCACTCCCGCATCGAGGAGTGCTCGGGATGCGGAGCCCGCCGAGAGCCCGCCACCCGCGACGACCAAGGCCGGCCAGTGTGTCCGAACTGCCTGGTCAGTGCCCCGGCGAACCTGGAGACCTGCATCAACTGCGGCCGGCGAAAGGTCGTGAACACCCGCACACCGGACGGTCCGCTCTGCGCGAGCTGCCCCTCTTTGCCCACCGCGACTTGCAGCATCTGCGACGCGGAAAAGCCCTGCGGCACCTCCCGCACCACGGGTCGGCCATGGTGCCTGGACTGCCAGCATCGCTCAGCGCCGTGCTCGGCCTGCGGCGGCGTCGCGGCGGTCGTCTCCGGCACTCTCGACCAGCCCCTTTGCACGGACTGCACCGCGCTTGAGGTCTGGCACACCTGTCCCACCTGCAGCGATCCCGACTACCCGCACCCCGGCCAGTGCGCTCGCTGTCTCATCAACCGGCGCCTCAACGAGCTCCTGGGCCCTCCATCCGATGCCCTCCACCCCGCTCTCGAAGTCCTGCGGAACAACATCGCCACCGCCGAGCACCCCATCACCGCCAAGCGGTGGCTGAACAAGCCGTCCGTGTCTCCGGTTCTGGCCGACCTCGCGGCCAGCAGACGAGCCCTGACTCACGAGGCCCTCGACGAGCTGCCCGACAGCCCACCTCTCGCTCACCTCCGCCAAGTCCTCGTCGGCGTCGGTGCACTGTCCGAGCGGGACGAGTACATGGTCCGCCTCGAACGCTTCCTCACCGGCCTTCTTGCATCACAGCAAGACCCCGAACAGCGCAAAGTCCTGCACCGGTACGCGATATGGCACCTGGTCCGGCGACTACGTCGACGCAGCAACAGCCGACCCCTGACCCCGCAGCAGTTCATGTCCGCGCGTCAACGAACCCACGCGGCCGTCGCCTTCCTGACCTGGCTGAAAGCTCACGACCTCGCCTTGGAGACCTGCCAGCAGGCCGACCTCGACCAGTGGCTCACCGACGACTCCGCCACCTACCGCCACACGGCCGGACACTTCATCCGCTGGGCTCGCACCAACAAGCTCACCACCGTCCACGTCCCCGCCGTCCGCTGGCACGGCCCCACCCAGCCACTCGATGACGAGCATCGATGGAACGTCGCACGCCGACTCCTGCACGACGACACCCTCAAACCAGAAGACCGCCTCGCAGGACTCCTTCTCCTCCTTTACGCCCAAGGACCGTCAGCGATCAGCCGGTTGACCACCGAGGACGTCGAGGCCAGCGCCCAGGAAGTACGTCTCCACC
The sequence above is drawn from the Streptomyces sp. NBC_01591 genome and encodes:
- a CDS encoding helix-turn-helix domain-containing protein, which codes for MAAKLDYHWHLRKVMADRGLFSTTDLIPLLDKRGITLSSSQVYRLVVERPERLSLKILMALLDILNCTMDDLIEPVAAAGSGPTTRTRKAVGAETGVGDLRPKRARIRGLERP
- a CDS encoding site-specific integrase, with amino-acid sequence MTTPGLPDRAVCDPIGLIVDLVAAVEHQLEPDRIRAVVASVAGGRSKSRRLAAHLSEHPRVLNDGRSPAPRAVGDLLIALREAGAQRVSPPCCAECGRQMRTLQRRGQDWYCWNCGPQPEPCAACGNARRVASRDRAGRPRCGKCPDTDGRDPIAVIGALIAALDPQAGRETIADAVRRSAPRPSYQQKLAWTLESNPALLTGEGHLAPHRAVLKLIDLLHEAGIAGIVRPSCPGCHRVVRIDKPLDGKRVCRMCISHSRIEECSGCGARREPATRDDQGRPVCPNCLVSAPANLETCINCGRRKVVNTRTPDGPLCASCPSLPTATCSICDAEKPCGTSRTTGRPWCLDCQHRSAPCSACGGVAAVVSGTLDQPLCTDCTALEVWHTCPTCSDPDYPHPGQCARCLINRRLNELLGPPSDALHPALEVLRNNIATAEHPITAKRWLNKPSVSPVLADLAASRRALTHEALDELPDSPPLAHLRQVLVGVGALSERDEYMVRLERFLTGLLASQQDPEQRKVLHRYAIWHLVRRLRRRSNSRPLTPQQFMSARQRTHAAVAFLTWLKAHDLALETCQQADLDQWLTDDSATYRHTAGHFIRWARTNKLTTVHVPAVRWHGPTQPLDDEHRWNVARRLLHDDTLKPEDRLAGLLLLLYAQGPSAISRLTTEDVEASAQEVRLHLGDAPVRLPEPVAALARLVAANRKGHATIGALTPSPWLFPGGQPGRPISTTQLTQRLNQLGIRPNQARSTALFQLATEIPAGILARTLGIHTDVAVAWQRLSAGDWATYAAEISHRTSRHDHEIASGDRCRDSRHE